DNA from Deltaproteobacteria bacterium PRO3:
GCTACTGCCCGCCTGGGCCCAGGCCAAGGTCAATGTCGTCGCAACGCTCCCGGTGTTCGGCGCGCTGGCGACCGAAATCGGAGGCGACCGGGTGGCGGTGCAGTCCCTCGCGCGCGGCAACCAGGATCCGCATTTCCTGGACGCCAAACCCTCCTACGTGGTCGCCTTGAACAAGGCCGACCTGCTCATCGAAGGAGGCCTCGACCTGGAATCCGGATGGCTGCCGGCCATCCTTATCCAGTCCCGCAACGGCAAGATCCAGCCGAATACCGACGGCAACGTCAATGCCGCCAAGGGGCTTCGGATCCTCGAGATCCCCGGGGCCAAGTTCGACCGCTCCATGGGCGACGTCCACCCGCTCGGCAATCCGCACGCCTGGTTGGATCCGCGCAACGCCAAGCTGATCGCGGCCAATATCTATCAGCACCTCGCCAAGATCGATCCGGAGGGGCAACCCTACTATGAAGCGCGCCTCAAGGACTTCCTGAGCCGGCTCGACCGGAAGATGGCGGAATGGGAACCCCTGCTGCAGAAGATCCGCGGCAAGAAGGCGATCAGCTACCACAAGAGCTTCAGCTACTTCGCGGATTGGACGGGCCTCGAGATCGTCGCGAATATCGAGGCCAAGCCCGGCATTCCGCCCAGCTCGAAGCACATCGACGACCTCCTCAAGATCATCCCGCAGCAGGGCGTAAAAGCGATCCTCGCGGAGAGCTTCTATCCGAAAAAGGTCCCCGCCTACCTGTCGGAGAAGGCCGGCATCCCCTACCTCATGCTGCCCTCGGACACCGACGAGTACGGCATCGTCACCTATTTCGAGTTGATCGATTACCTGCTTCGTGAAATAGCTAAGGCGCTAGGATGACGAGTCCCGTCCTTCAACTTCAAGGCCTCGTGGCGGGCTATCCCGACCGCCCGCTGACCTCTCCGCTCAGCCTCGAGCTGCCGGCCGGGTCGCGCCTCGGAATCATCGGCGGGAACGGCAGCGGCAAGACCACCCTGATGCGCACCCTGCTGGGCCTTCTCCCGCCGCAGCGGGGCGGCCTGAAGTGGAGCGACGGCACCTCCCTCGGCTACGTTCCCCAAGAAAACCAAGTCGACATGCTCTTTCCGCTCAGCGTCTTCGACCTGCTTAAGATGGGCGCCTTCGGGCGCTTGCCGCGCCTCCGCCGCGGCACCAAGGCACTCGAGAGCGAGCTGCGCGCCGTCCTCGAAGAGCTCGAGATCCTGCCGCTGCAAGACGCCTTGCTGCGCGACCTCTCCGGCGGAGAGAAGCAGCGCGCCCTGATCGGCCGCGCCTGGGTCGGCCGCCCGCAGGCGCTGCTGCTGGACGAGCCCTTCAACTCCCTCGACTACCGCTTCAAGGAGCGGCTTTGGAAGATCTTCGCGGATTGGCAGCGGGCGCGGCCCCTGACCTTGGTCCTGATCGACCACGATCTCAACCGATTGATCAATCAGGTCGAATACCTCATCGTCTTGGGACCCGAACGCGCCCTCTGCGGGCTCGCGACAGACATCTTGCAACCCGAAACCCTCAGCCAGGCCTATGGAGCCCCCCTGCATGTCCACCGGGAAAACGATCTACTTCAGGTTCATTTTTTATAGCCTGATCACGGCAGGCCTGATCTTCGCCGGCTACCGCCTGCGGCCGGAGGAGACGCTCTCCTTTTTCGCGGGCTGGGGACTGTGGCGCGAGCCCCTCCTGGCCGGCCTGCTCTGCGGCCTGCTCGCCTCGGGCCTGGGCGTCTACATCCTGCTCAACCGAATCGTCTTCATCAGCTTAGGGATAGCCCAGGGCGCCAGTTTCGGGATCTTCCTCTCCTTCTTCATCGCCGGCGCCCTCGGGATCTCGCTGCACGACTCGTCCGTCTCCCTTCTGACGGGCCTGGGCGTCGCTCTGCTCGCCACCCTGCTCTTCGCCTGGCTGCGCCGCGCGCGGCGCATCCCCGACGAGAGCCTGATCGGATTCCTCTACGTCGCCGCCTCGGGGCTCACGATTCTGCTGGCCGACCGAGTCGCGGAGGGGCACCACGGCGTCGACGACCTGCTCTTCGGCAACGCGGTCGCGGTCACCGCCTTCGACCTCAAGGTGATCGCCGGCGTCACCGTGCTGCTCTTCGCGGCCCACTTTTTCTTCCGCCGGGAATTCCTTTACACCAGCGCCGATCCCGAGTTCATGCGCGTCAAGGGCGTCCCCGCCAAGCTTTGGACGATGCTGCTCTACTTCACGCTGACCCTGGGCATCACCTTCAATCTCAAGACCCTCGGCAGTCTCCCGGTCTTCGCCTTGATGGTGATCCCGCCGCTGATCAGCCTGAAGGGCGCCCACGGGATGCGCGAGGCCTTCGCGATCTCGATCCTGCTGGGGGCGGTGATCCCGCCCCTGGGCTATTACTTTTCCTTCATCTACGCCTTTCCCACGGGGGCCAGCCTGATCGCCGTGGCCTGTCTCTACACCTTGTTCAGCTTCGCGGAGGTCCGGGTCGGCTCGCGGATCGCCGCCCGGGGACGCGCATGACGGGCCCGGCGCCGCTCACCCTCGCGCTGGTCGGCATGGGCTCGGCGGGCCGCTCGCGGGAGCGGGCCTGCGCCGAGGTCGAGGGCGTCGAGCTGGTCGCACGGGTCTCGCGGCGGCCGGGGGCCGGGGATCGGCTGCTTTCGGAGGTCCTGCGAGACCCCACCGTGCAGGCCTTGGCGATCTCCACCGAAAATACCGCCCACGCCGACCTGGTCGAAGCCGGACTCAATGCCAGAAAGCACGTCCTCTGCGACTACCCGCTCGCCCTGAGCGGGGCCCGGGCCCGCGGGCTTTTTGATTTGGCGAGCAAGGCCGGCCGGGTCCTGCACGTCGAGCACATCGCACTGCTCTCCGAGGAACATCGCCAGCTCAAGGCCGAGGTCGCGCGGGCGGGCCGACTGGTCAAGGGCGAGTATCTCTTTCAGGGTGGCTGGAACGAAAGGCTCGCCGATACCGCTTATACCGGCCCTTATCCCTTCTTGGCGGTCTCTCGCCTGGTGCAGGTCGCAGACCTCTTCGGTCCTTTCGCGATCGAGTCGGCGCGGGCCGAGGCGAAGCCGGAGGGCTTTTCGCTGCACCTTCACCTTCGATTTCCGGAGGGCGGGATCCTGGGTTTCACCGAAGAACGCCTCGCGGGGCTGCCGCGCCGACGCAGCTTGGTCGCGGAATGCGAGCGGGGCCCCGTCGCCTTGAAGACGGGGACGATGGGCGGCGGTCTCTTCGCGAAGGACCTGGCGTGGTTTCGCGACCGGGTCTTGGCCGGAAAGCCCTGCTATTACGACGAGGAGGTCATGTTGGAAATTTTGGATCGACTGACGGCCCTGTAGGGATGAACTTGTGTTCTCCCCTACGGCAGAATCAGCATGCAGTCCCCATAGCTGAACAGGCGATACTCCCGCTCGATCGCATCCCGGTAGGCCCTGAGGATGAACTCCCGCCCCGCCAGCGCGCTCACCAGCATGAGCAGCGTCGACTTGGGCTGGTGAAAATTGGTCAGCAATAAATCCACGCAGCGGAACTCGAAGCCCGGCCGGACGAAGAGCTCGGTCTCCCCCGCGGTCCGGCCCGTCAGGGCCCAGCTCTCCAGCGCGCGCAACGAGGTCGTCCCCACCGCGAGGACGCGCCCGCCGCGCTGCCGGCAGCGGCGCAGGGCCGTGAGGGTTTCTTCGGAAATCTCGTAATGCTCCGCGTGCATCTTGTGCTCGGCGATGTTCTCGGTCTTCACCGGCAGAAAGGTCCCCGCGCCCACGTGCAGCGTGACCGTCGCCCATTCCGCCCCCGCCTCCCGCAGCCGCTCCCGCATCGCCTCGGTGAAATGCAGGCCCGCCGTCGGCGCGGCGACCGCGCCGGCCCGGCGGGCGAAGACGGTCTGGTAGCGCTCGCGGTCCGCGGCGCGCGGCGCCAACCTAGCGATGTAGGGCGGCAGCGGCATCTCGCCCAGGCGCTCGAAGGCGAACCTCTCCTCCGCTTCAGAATCGAAGCGCACGCGAAACTCCCCTTCCTTAAGCGAAACCAGCTGCACCGCGATCCCCGACCCCGCCTCGGAGGCCCGCGAGAAGAGCGGCAGGCGCTGTCCCTCCGCCAGCCCGCGCGCCGGCGAGAGAAAGACCGACCACTCCAAAGGCGCCGTCGCGCGCAGCAGGAAGACCTCGACCTTCCCTCCCGTCGGCTTACGCGCGAAGAGCCGGCAGGCCAGGACCGAGGTGTCGTTGGCCACGACCAGGTCGCCGGGCCGCAAGTAGCGCGGGAGCTCCGCGAAGCGCGCATGTTCCACGCCCTGGGCGGCGCGCCGCAGCACCATCAGGCGCGAGGCCCCGCGCTCGGCCGGCGGCTCCTGGGCCACCAGCTCCTCAGGAAAAGAATAATCATAATCGCGAATGTTTTCAGTCATCTTGACAATACCCACCTCGCGGCTTACAGCCTTGGCCGATGCGAGACCGCCTCCTCCGCCGCTACGCCCGCTGGCTCAACCGCCGCCCGAAGACCGTGGTGGCCCTGGCCTTCCTCGTCACGGCCTTAAGCCTCTGGGTCTCGATCGCCTACTTGAAGACCCAGACCGGGATCCTGGACCTCTACTCCGAGGACACGCCCGTCAACCAGCGCTTCCTCAGTTACACCAAAAAATTCGGCGCCGTCGAGTCCCTGATCCTCGTCTTCGAGGGCGAAAAGCCCGCCCAGCGCCAGGCCGCGATGGACGCCCTCGCCGGGCGGCTGAAGGCCGATCCCCAGGGCTACGTCCAGGACGTCTTCTACAAGATCGACTTGA
Protein-coding regions in this window:
- a CDS encoding zinc ABC transporter substrate-binding protein; translation: MKKLFYLLSLLLLPAWAQAKVNVVATLPVFGALATEIGGDRVAVQSLARGNQDPHFLDAKPSYVVALNKADLLIEGGLDLESGWLPAILIQSRNGKIQPNTDGNVNAAKGLRILEIPGAKFDRSMGDVHPLGNPHAWLDPRNAKLIAANIYQHLAKIDPEGQPYYEARLKDFLSRLDRKMAEWEPLLQKIRGKKAISYHKSFSYFADWTGLEIVANIEAKPGIPPSSKHIDDLLKIIPQQGVKAILAESFYPKKVPAYLSEKAGIPYLMLPSDTDEYGIVTYFELIDYLLREIAKALG
- a CDS encoding ABC transporter ATP-binding protein, yielding MTSPVLQLQGLVAGYPDRPLTSPLSLELPAGSRLGIIGGNGSGKTTLMRTLLGLLPPQRGGLKWSDGTSLGYVPQENQVDMLFPLSVFDLLKMGAFGRLPRLRRGTKALESELRAVLEELEILPLQDALLRDLSGGEKQRALIGRAWVGRPQALLLDEPFNSLDYRFKERLWKIFADWQRARPLTLVLIDHDLNRLINQVEYLIVLGPERALCGLATDILQPETLSQAYGAPLHVHRENDLLQVHFL
- a CDS encoding metal ABC transporter permease yields the protein MEPPCMSTGKTIYFRFIFYSLITAGLIFAGYRLRPEETLSFFAGWGLWREPLLAGLLCGLLASGLGVYILLNRIVFISLGIAQGASFGIFLSFFIAGALGISLHDSSVSLLTGLGVALLATLLFAWLRRARRIPDESLIGFLYVAASGLTILLADRVAEGHHGVDDLLFGNAVAVTAFDLKVIAGVTVLLFAAHFFFRREFLYTSADPEFMRVKGVPAKLWTMLLYFTLTLGITFNLKTLGSLPVFALMVIPPLISLKGAHGMREAFAISILLGAVIPPLGYYFSFIYAFPTGASLIAVACLYTLFSFAEVRVGSRIAARGRA
- a CDS encoding Gfo/Idh/MocA family oxidoreductase, whose protein sequence is MTGPAPLTLALVGMGSAGRSRERACAEVEGVELVARVSRRPGAGDRLLSEVLRDPTVQALAISTENTAHADLVEAGLNARKHVLCDYPLALSGARARGLFDLASKAGRVLHVEHIALLSEEHRQLKAEVARAGRLVKGEYLFQGGWNERLADTAYTGPYPFLAVSRLVQVADLFGPFAIESARAEAKPEGFSLHLHLRFPEGGILGFTEERLAGLPRRRSLVAECERGPVALKTGTMGGGLFAKDLAWFRDRVLAGKPCYYDEEVMLEILDRLTAL
- the queA gene encoding tRNA preQ1(34) S-adenosylmethionine ribosyltransferase-isomerase QueA; translated protein: MTENIRDYDYSFPEELVAQEPPAERGASRLMVLRRAAQGVEHARFAELPRYLRPGDLVVANDTSVLACRLFARKPTGGKVEVFLLRATAPLEWSVFLSPARGLAEGQRLPLFSRASEAGSGIAVQLVSLKEGEFRVRFDSEAEERFAFERLGEMPLPPYIARLAPRAADRERYQTVFARRAGAVAAPTAGLHFTEAMRERLREAGAEWATVTLHVGAGTFLPVKTENIAEHKMHAEHYEISEETLTALRRCRQRGGRVLAVGTTSLRALESWALTGRTAGETELFVRPGFEFRCVDLLLTNFHQPKSTLLMLVSALAGREFILRAYRDAIEREYRLFSYGDCMLILP